CATCTCTTTTAATTTGTTCGCCAAACTCCATTCCCTCTGCGTCTTCACATTTCTGGTCTTGTGCCATACTGTCTCCTTTTAATTACTTGGGTATTATTTTAACGGTATTACAGATAAGGGAGGTAGTTGCAGGCTCACAAAATAGCTCGCTCTCACAAGCGGATTTTTGGCAAAACTGGCACAAAAACACACCAGTTTGAACTGATGCGTTTTTGGTGGAGCTGAGTTAACCCGGCCTGAGATATCATAACTATTACGCCCCGCCGGTTATCCGACGAGGCGTTTGCTGGTTTGTCATATATGAGGGTCCTAGCACATCTTCACTTCATTTGTTCAGCAGCCATATGCCTATTCCAGCTGGCACTAAAGCAGCCGCCCATTGGCCCATGACAACCAAAGCAACTGCTATGGCGAGGTTGCCAAGTACAATAACTCCGAAGAAGGCAACTAGTAAAAATTCAAGAGGGCCAAGCCCGGAGCCTGGTGTCGCCCGTGGGCCTTCCTGGGTGGAAAAATATGATCCATCTCCTCTTGAGGAGTCACAACCACAACTCGATTCGCAGCCATAACCATGCATTTCCACTCCTAATGCTCTGTTGTTAAGGTGGCAAGATGTTACCACCAACCTGATAATTGGTCAACATTCATACACTGGGGGTATTAGTGGCAACAAAAAAGCACCAGATAAACTGATGCGTTTTTGGTGGAGCTGCGGGGAATTGCACCCCGGTCCGAAAGCTAACAAAATGTTCTTCTACAGGCTTAGACCGCTTAGCTGGGGTAAGCCCCGCTTAGGTAACGATCTGTAAGCGGACCAAATAACCGTTACTGCAGCCTAATGTCTTAAAAGCAGCCGTTAGGCGCCAGCTGCTTAGCAGCCAGAAAATATAACACCGGCGAGCCCCCATCTGGCGTCAGGTGCCGATGGCTTACGGGTTTAAGCGTAAGCTGGTGCGAGCTGAAGACCGCTAAAAGCAGTCTTAACCCGCGAAACAATCGAGTTGACGGTTGTTTATGGGTGGATTTAACGCATTCCTGCGGCCTGCAAAACAAATTGAAAATGTACTTTCGTCGAAGCTTATCAGCCCCATAGCGAACTATATTAACAGGTTTGGGCGGTAATTTCAAGGAGTGGGGGTGCAGTATGGCTCTTATGTTTGCAAGGTGCTATATTAAAGCAAATGAGGAAGAACATAACCGCCAGACGGGTTGTAATAACTTCTTTTCTAGTCGATCTGAGCGACGTAATCTTAAATGTGACAGCGGCTATCTTATCCGGCAGTGTGGTGGTACTAACCGAGGCCATGCAGGGCGCTGCGGATTTGCTGACGGCTGGCCTTTTGTGGATGGGGGTCAGTCGCTCAAAGAGGCGGGCAGATAGGAGGCATCGCTTCGGCTATGGCAAAGAATTATTCTTCTGGATACTTATGGCCGGTATTTCGATGTTTTTCTTAACTGCCGGGGTCTCTTTTTACCTGGGCCTGCAGCGCTTTTTGCACCCGCGGCCGATTCATAACCTGGAGTTTGCGTACTTAGTACTGGCAATCGGGGTGGTGACTAATGCTTATGCCCTACGCCTCAGCTTGCATCGCCTGCATATTAATCGCCATACCCGAGTGGAGGATTTATGGAGCAGGGTTGGCGGCTCCAGCTTTGTAGAGACAAAAGCTACCACCATTCTGGATCTAATGGGCACCACAGCTGCTGCTCTAGGCCTAGTAGCATTGGTGGTATACGGCGTCACCGGCGATCTAAGGTTTGATGGTATCGGCGCCATGGTAGTCGGATTGGTATCTGGTATATTCGCGATTCTTCTAATACTTGAGGTTAAGGAATTCATTATCGGTCGCAGCGCTCCTCAAGAGCTAGAAGAACGCATCCGTAAGGTAGCCGAATCGGTAGAGGGTATAAAGAAGGTTCTAGACCTTAGAACCATGCAAATGGGCTCAGACAGGGTGCTGGTGAATATGGAGGTACATATAAACAGAAACCTAAATGCCAAACAAATTGAGAAGCTAATGGATGATCTCAAGAAAAGGGTTAAAACCAGTGTGCCAGAAGTACAGCATATTCAAGTAGAGATAGAAACGCCTTAATACATGTGCTTTTGGTACAATACTTAAGCTATGTATGACGAACTAGAGATTTATTCGGACGAAATAACCCCCAAGCCAAGGAGGAGCCAGCGGTTGAAGAAATTCTTAATCGGTTTTGTGGCCCTGGCTTTGGTTGGTGCGGCAGTCTTTGTGCTACTGAACTTATTTAAGACATCTGTTAACCCTTTTAGTTTCGGTTTACTACGAGGCGAGCTAGATGGCCGGGTAAATATAATGCTACTGGGGGTGGGTGACCCGGGCCACGCTGGTGAAACCCTGACTGACACCAATATACTCATGAGCGTTAACACCAGGACCAAGCAGGTTTCTACCGTCAGCATACCTCGTGATCTGAGAGTGGCCTTGCCAAAGGGTGGCTATGGCAAGATTAACCAAGCGCATTCCAAGGGGGGTATACCAGGCGCCGAGGAGGTATTTGAGGAAACATTGGGCGTACCAGTTCACTATTACGTCAGGGCCAACTTTACGGGGCTCAGGCAGGCAGTTGATGCGGTGGGAGGCATTGATATTGAGGTTAAGGAGTCCCTATACGACCCGGAATATCCCTGTGATAAAAATCAGTATCGCAGCTGTGGCTTCAGGCTGGCAAAGGGCCAGCAGCATATGAATGGCACGACGGCGCTTAAGTATGTCCGTTGCCGTAAGGGCAATTGTGGCGATGACTTTGGTAGGGCACAACGCCAGCAGGAGGTGATGCAGGCTATTCGCGCGAAGGCGACCGGGCTGGATACCATTACTAACCCTTACCGGCTGGGCAAGCTGATTGCGGCTACAGGTAGTAATATCAAAACCAACTTAAGTGTAAACAACATCCTGCGCCTAAATGACCTAACCAAAGATACGGCGCAAGATCAAATGATAGGTGTGGTGCTTAGCCTGCAGCCAGACGGGTTCTTGGTGTCTTCAAAGACGAGCAGCGATCTGGTGCCCAGGGGTAATGATTTCGATGACATCCATTCCTTTGTGCAGAAGATTTTTAGCCTCGGCCCCGTCTGGACAGAGCATCCCACTCTTCAAATCGAAAACGGTACTACTACCATGGGAACTGCCGGGCAGGTTAAATCTAAGATCGAGCGGGATGGCTACACCATTAATGTCACCGGTCTCGCCAATGCTTTAAAGCGTGATTATACCGCCACCCAGATTATCGATTACACTGGTGGCAAGAAGAAGCATACGATTGCTTACCTGGAAAAGCTGCTGGGGGTTAAGGCGGTGCCTCCGCCCACACCAGTTAAGGTGCCCCTGGCCGACTTTCGAGTGATCGTGGGAACTGATTTTGTACAAGCTAACACCAAGCCCTCCGCGCAGTAATGGCAATTCTTATCTGACCTGCTAAAATAGCGGTATGTTAGCATTAGCATTTTTAGAGTGGTGGTATGGCCGTGGCTGGAAGCTTTTTGCAGGTAAACAGCTAGGCAGTATTAAGCATCTTATGTTGGCTTTCTCCGTGCCGTTACTAGCTAGGACTCTGTTTGCACCTTGGAAGCAGATTATTTCTTACAGCGACGACTCACTGGCAATGAATATGAGGGTACTTTTAGATAACACGGTTTCGCGGGTGGTTGGCTTCGGTGTGCGAATAATTGTTTTGTTCGCAGCCTTTTTACTGTCTGCAATTTGGCTTGCAGTTAGCTTGGCTGGTTTAATTCTGTGGCCATTATTACCAATAGCATCAATAGTGCTAATAATAGGGGGCTTAGTATGGATGTAACCCGGGTAAAAATCACAACACCCCGTTTAAAGAAGGCTAAATTGGCCGAATATTTTAGCCGAAGGGTGTTGCTTGCGGCTAAAATCATTACTTTAGTTTTGGCGGTAGGCGCACTTTATCTTCTAGCAAGCGGATCTGGATTTGGCTGGACACTCATGGGCTTAGCTCTAGCTGGGTTGATATTGCAAGCTTGGGCGAATTGGGACCTTTCCAATCTGCCGCCATCCAAACCGCTAAGCGAGGCCAGTAAGCTAGATGACGTATTGACCGCACCTTTGCTGGCCCATTATCCCAGCATCAGCAAGACAGCCGAACTCTGGGCGGTGATTAAAAAACAGCCCGAAGCCGTGTTTTTAATGAACCGCCTAACGATGCATCCGGAAGAAGTAGAGCAGATTATTCAATCTAGCCCAGTTGGCATTACCCAGGTTTGGGAGGCTGCAAAGGGGCTGGCGCTGCACGAAGGCAGTCGGGTAATTGACGCAGCCCATGTATTTGCAGCCCTGCTTGCAGTAAGTCCTGGCTCAAAACTCTACTTTGATCAAATCAAGCTAGATATTGATGACCTTGAAGCCGGCCTCAACTGGCTTCGTCAGATAAAAACTATGTCCGATGAAGCCAAAAAGAAGGGATACTTTGGTGGAATTGGCAGAGATTGGTCGGCCGGATACACTCCCGTGCTCAAGCGGTTTGGTGTGAATATCAGTCGCAGTATAGAAGCCGGTGCTAGCTACAGAGTGACGAGTAGCCGGCAGGAAACAATTGATAGGATGCTAACATATCTGCAAAGCTCTTCTCGGTCCAGCGTGGCTTTGATCGGTCCCCCTGGTTCTGGTAAAACCACATTAGTTTACGGTTTTGCAGAGAGAATCCTTAAAGGCCGTCAGGTTGGCAACCTGGCATACTACCAGGTGGTGGTGCTCAACCCCTCACTTATTATCTCAAGCCAAACTTCAATTGAAGAGACGGTTTTAACCTTGCTAGGAGAAGCGGGCCACGCCAAAAACATAATTCTTTTCCTAGATGATGCTCAACTGTTTCTTAACCAAGGGGTGGGGTCGGTTGATCTCTCGCAAGTTTTGCTGCCTATTTTACAACAGAGCAATATTAAGCTGGTTATGGCGCTGACAGACACGGACTGGCAGAAGCTAAAGGCGGCTAAACCGGCCCTGGCTACCATTCTTAACCATGTGGCGGTTCCCAATATGAGCGAGCCGGATGTGGTTGATACCCTGCAGGAGTCGGCTGTTTATATTGAGCATAAAAGCCGGGCTTTAATTACTATGCAGGCTATTAAAGAAGCTCTACGTTTGTCCGATCGATACCTGCAAGAGGAGGCCTTCCCAGGCAAAGCCGTACGCTTACTGAGCGACGCTTCTAATTATCCTGACGGCAGTTTAATCACCGCCAAATCTGTTCAGAGCGCTATTGAATCGATGACTGGCGTAAAGGCCGTATCGGCGGATGAGACCGAGAAGAAAGAACTGGTAAACCTAGAAGAGCGGATACATAAACAAATGGTCAATCAATCACGGGCGGTAAGTGTGGTGGCTAATGCCCTCCGACGGGTGCGATCTGGGGTTGGTAACCCAAAGCGCCCTTCGGGTAGCTTTTTATTCCTCGGGCCTACAGGAGTGGGTAAGACCGAGCTTGCCAAGGCTCTCGCCAATGTTTACTTCGGCGGCGCCGAAAAAATGATACGAGTCGATATGAGTGAATACCAGCAGCCAAGCGATGCCACTAGGCTGCTGGCGGCCTCTCCAGACAAATCAAGCGGTTCAACTCTAATTAGTAGTGTTCGATCCCAGCCTTTTAGTGTGGTGCTGTTAGATGAGGTAGAGAAGGCTCACCCAGATATTCTTAATCTTCTTTTACAGCTACTCGATGAAGGCCACTTAACAGATTCAGATGGTCGCAAAGTTTCTTTCAAGGAATGTATTATAATCGCTACCTCTAACGCCTCGGCCGATGAAATAAGGAGGCGAGTAGAAGCCGGCGAAGACCTGGCAGACTTCGAAAAGACGATTATTAGCCAGCTGACCAGTAGTCATCAGTTTCGCCAAGAGCTTCTGAATCGCTTTGACGAGATCGTCTTATTCCGGCCACTTTCAAAAAATGAGCTAGCTCAGGTAGTAGAGCTTATGTTAGCTGAGGTAAACAACAATCTTAAACCACAGAAACTATCTGTTGAGCTTACTCCGGGTGCCATCCAATGGATGATTGAGGCCGGGTACGACCCCAGGCTGGGAGCCCGTCCAATGAGGAGGGTAGTGCAAAAAGCAGTAGAGAACGTGGTGGCTAAGAAGATCCTAGAGAATAAGATAACTTCAGGTGAAACCGTTCGGCTAGATGTATCTGATATCCGGGAAACAGATAATACTACTTCTCAATAACAGAAAAAGTATTGTGCGACATAAAGCCCTTATGCTTACAAAGGCAGAACGGTATGCTGTCTAGCGCTTAAATCGTCTGAGTAGCACCGACTGTACGTTATAGGAGGATGTTTGGCTTGTGGTTAAGGCCCAATTATTGGCTGCGTATTGCGTAAGTAGCCAGCCGCGCATAATAAACAGTTTTTTGCGGCCTGTAATGTAGTTCGGAACGCGCAAAAAAGTAAAAAAATAATGCCTCAAAATTAATAAAACTTCAAAAATAATTTTTATTTTTAAACTTAGTGCAAAAAGATGGGTGATGGGCTAATGCTTAATCTAGCTTTTAAGCAATAGATGCTAATACCAAAATAACGGCTTTGCTAAGCCGTTATTTTGGTGGTGTTGGTTTTGTTTTTGTTTTGAGTACTTAATTTGTTCAAGTACCTATTTCAAGATTACTCACTAAAAAAAAGCCTGTCAATACATTTTTTTGAGTTTTTATAAAAAACTTTTTAAGAAAATTAAAAAAAGACTAAAAAATTAAATACTAATTAGCGCGGCAGTTCTTTGGCCGTGTCGCGAATTTGATCGCGTTTTTTTATTAGCTGCCGTTTGTCATATTTTTTACGCCCGCGGCCAATTCCGATTTCTAATTTAATTAAGTTACGATCCTCAGCCAGCGAAAGGGGGACAATAGCGGCTCCAGCTTGCTTGTAGCCTGTCAGCTGTTCCAGCTCTCTCTTGTGCAATAGCAGCTTACGCGGCCGGTCAGGGTCTAGCCTGGAGCTATTCCCGGCCCGGTTATAGGGAGTAAAATGGGCGTTTGATAGATAAGCCTCTCCATCTTTCAGGGATACAAAGCTGCCCTTTAAGCTGACCTGTCCAAGTTTGCCGCTCTTTACCTCGGCCCCAGATAGCACAAGCCCCGCGGTCATCTTATGTTCGATCGCATAGTCGTAGCCGGCCCGCCTGTTTTTAGCCAGAATTTTCATAGGGCTATTATAGCTTTATAACGCCAGATTGTAACCTGATGATATAATGAACTTTGTTATGGTCTTAAGGGAAATTTCAGAAATTGTTGCTAAGGCGGTTTGGACGGAGTTTAAGGTTAAAACCGCCCCCCAAATCAGCTATGCCGAGCCAAAGTTCGGTGATTTTGCTACTAATATCAGCTTTGAGCTTGCAAAAACATTGAAACAGAACCCGAAGCAAATTGCAGAGGGTATTGCGAGCAATATCAAACATCCTCAGATAGAGAAGGCTTCTAGTGTGGGCGGATTCGTGAATATCGTAGTGGCAGAGAGCTACTGGGTAGATTGCTTGAAGAAGATCAAACCTGGCTATGGACAAAGCAAGCCTCGAAAAGGTCAGAAAGTTCAGGTGGAATTCATATCAGCCAACCCCACAGGGCCGCTGACGCTGGGTAATGCCCGGGGTGGATATCTAGGGGATGTGTTATCTCGGGTGCTCGATCATGCTGGCTACAAAACTACCAGTGAATATTACTTTAATGATGCTGGCACTCAGATCAGTAAGCTGGTCGAGTCGGTGAAGCACCAAGCCGGTATCATTAAAGCCAGTCAGGTTGAATACCAGGGTAAGTATATCGAGGAGCTGGCCAGCGATCTGAAAAATGAATTAAAAAGCCGATCCGACGAAGATTTAGCCGGAATATTAACCAAAGAGGTCTCCAGGCGCTATATCAAAGAAGCTATTACCAGGATGGGTATTGAATTTGATGAGTGGTTTAATGAAAAGTCGCTGATTTCTAGCGGAGAACTCGAAAAAGCGCTTGAGTTGCTGCGCAAAAAAGGCCTGACATACGAGAAAGATGGGGCTTTGTGGCTGAAATCAACTGATTATGGAGATGAACGTGATCGTGTGCTACAGAAAAGCAACGGAGATGTTACGTATTTAGGTACCGATATTGCCTACCACCTTAATATCTTCGAGCATCGCAGATTCGATCGCGCAATTAAAATCTGGGGGGCCGATCACGCCGGACAGGTTCCCTCCTTAAATCTGACCATGAAGCGCTTGATCCCAGATTGCCGCCTCGATTTTGTGATAGTTCAATGGGTGCGTCTAGTCCAAGGGGGTAAAGAGGTAAAAATGAGCAAGCGAGCTGGCAGCTTCGTTACGGTGGATGAACTTATAGATGAAATTGGCTCCGATGTAGCCAGATTTTTCTTTCTGATGCGCTCAGCTACCAGCCATATGGATTTCGATCTTAGCTTAGCCAAGGAGCAATCCCAGAAAAACCCCTTATTTTATGTGATGTACTCTTACGTGCGAGCCCACTCCATATTAGCTCAAGCTGCCTCTAAGCAGTTGAAGCCTTCTAATTCCCTTGAGAGGCTTAACACCACGGAATCAGAATTGGTTAAGTATATGACTCGGCTGCCTGATTTAATTTCAGAGATAGCAGAGAGTTATGAGGTACATCATTTGAGTTTCTTCGCCACCCAGCTTGCCAAGAAGTTTCATGATTTATATGAATCAGAGAGAATTATTGACCTAAATCAAGAAACAGCAGAATGCAAGTTGTATTTAATACAACAATACATTACATTTATGGAAATATTATTTAATATAATTGGTGTAACACCAATCAAGAAGATGGAGCCTAAAGTTTAGCCTTGGCTTTAATCAGTTTATTATCTGCAACCGTGAACCATTGCTGGGTTTTGGCTTCATAAACCGCGGTAACGGCCTTACCGTAGCCTTCAAAACTGTACTGTTTTTCGAATGAAAGCGATTTATCAGATAGGCGCATTATGCCGATTTTGGCAGTCTGACGACTGAAGACAGCCACTGTGTCCAGATTAATAACTTTAATTTCAGATATTTCTGACAGACCCTGGGGTAAGCCCTGAGCTTCATGGGTTTTCTGTCCCACCAAAAAGCGTTCCACCTTTTTGCCGCCACCGCTTATATAAATACTGCCGTCTATGGCAATGCTTGTAGCACTCTTTATGCTTGGAAAGTCTCTTGAGCTAATCGAAGTAGAAGGTGAGGAGAAGCCGGCCAAAGTAGGTATATGTTTGTGAACGCCGGCATCATCTAAAACGTACAGACTGTTATTATAGCTGGCTATCGATCGGCCTCTTGCCCACGAACCCTGGCTGAGCTCCTTGCGTTCAAAGCGGTTGTCTTTAATCTGGTAGACCCATACAGCAGGCTCCTCAGTTAGGATGTATATTGTGCCTCCGTCATCGGATACGGCTGAGGCCGTGATTACCCCTAGTCCTTTTGGAAGTGGCGCAGAGGTTAACACTTGGCTTGTAGCCGCATTGTAGACCGTAACGGCTTCTTCCTGGCCTATGACAATCAGATTACCCTCCACTGACTCTAGGAAGACTGGCATACTGTTTTTGTACTGCTTGATTACTTGCGGCTGTAGCCTGATTAATCCTTGCAGCTTGTCTATTTTTACTGCTACTTCTTCTTTGAGTTTTGTGACGCTTGCCGGATCTTGTTCCTCATGGGGTAGGGATTGCAGCTTGGCTTCAACCTGCTTAAGGGCCGGGCTTTTTGAGATGCTATCTAGTATTTTGTACGCGCTCTGTAAGTCTTGTTCAGCTGCAGCTTTATCCCGCAGCCCGAGCTTTTGCTGCCCAGAAAGAGTGAGAGTGTAAGCTTGCTGGTAGCGTTTCTGCTGTTTGCTGATTTCACTAGCCCGCACCCATTGGTAGGTCGCCAGTGAGGCCACTAGCAGAATGGCGGCAGCGGCCATGATGACTGGCTTACGACTCTGTTTGCCTCTTATGGCCTTGCCCGCATAGTTTTGACTGCGTGCGATCGCTTTCTTTGTCAGCGGCAAAATACTCTGCCGATAAGCCGTCTGGCTCCGGGTATGGCCGTTCTTCAATACCTGGGCGGTTTTTTTAATAAAAGGCTTTAGGTTGTGTTGGGCACTTACGGCAAAAGACTCTCTGTCTTCAATGTGTAGTTCGCTTGGCTCATTGGGCAGAACTTGCATAGCCAGGAGTTCAGGGGTAGTAACCGATGCTATTAGCCCTGAAGTGCGATTTAGGTTTGGCTGGGTTTTTAATATTTCGCCAATACGGCTTACGGCCGTTTGGGGAGTTGAGTTGCTGGCAATGCTTCTTAACTCGGTCTGAGGAACCTTATGCATGAGGCCGGGAGTTGCAAAGACCAGCTGATCGCCGGTTTGAATTGTACCGCTGGCAACACTTTCAAAGGGTTGGCTATTATCGTTTGTTAGGCCTTCTGTCAGATCTATAGCGTGCTGTCCTCGGTACAAGTAGGCTTGAGCATTACCCATGCTCGATATTATCAGGCTGTCTTCATAGGCGACGGCGATGACAGCGTGGATCTTATCTGCCCATTCTGCCGATTGGCCGTATACTTTGGTGATGATTTCATTAAGTGCCTGTATGGTTGATTCGAAATTCGAAGTCCTATCAGGTTCACCTTCTTCGGTGGGTGGCGTGTAATAGGTTTCGCCAGCCGTTTGAATTAGAGTGTCAATTATCTCCTCCGCTTTCTTGGTGGGCCCCAGTACTTCAATTACCACGATTAGAGACCCAAGAGATTCAAGATTTTTAGGGGGCTCATAGCAGTAAGACAAGGCTGAACCGGCTGTAGGGTGCAGTCTTTTGCTTCGGGGAATGATTTTGGCAGTCTGGAGAATCAGCTTGGACATGTATGGCCCACTTTTGGCCTATGCTAGCATTATTTTACTCCCTAAACAATCCTTATGCTTATCTGTTAATCCTGCTATACTTAACTAATATGGAGTCGACTTTGCGAAGCTTGAACCCCGAACAGCGCCGGGCCGTAGAACATCTAGACGGCCCCCTTCTGGTTATCGCTGGGGCCGGAACAGGTAAGACGGAGGTAATCACTAGCCGGATTGCTTACCTAATTAATCACCACCACATTCCAGCTAGCCAGATTATAGCACTGACGTTTACAGATAAGGCAGCCCGAGAGATGGAGGAGAGGGTAGATACACTGCTACCCTTGGGGTTAAATTTGCCTCAGGTACAAACATTCAATTCCTTCGGTGATCAGCTGCTTAGGGAGTACGCACTCGATATGGGCCTACCAATCAGTGCCAAGCTGATGTCTAAAACACAACAATTATTGCTTTTAATAGAGCATTTTGACGATTTAGAACTAGAATATTTTGCTCCTCGTGGGAATCCCTCTGATTTGTTTATTAACCTACTCGGCTACTTTTCTACCCTTCGTAATGAGCTGATACAACCAGAAGATTACGGTAAGTACGCCGCAAAGTCTGCAGAGTCTGCCGCAGGGGAAGAGGAAAAGCTCGAAGCCGACAAACACTTGGAATTATCAAACCTGTATAAAAAATATACCCAGATCAAAAAGAAGAAGGGCTTAATGGACTATGACGACCAGATTAACCTGGTGATTGAGCTTATGGACAAGAGGCCAAACATATCAAAAGAGATCAGGGAGCGGTATCGCTATATATTAGTAGACGAGTTTCAGGATACTAACTACGCCCAGAATTATCTGCTTGAACTTGTAGCAGGCAAGAAAGGTAACTTAATGGTGGTTGGAGATGACGACCAAAGTATCTATAAGTTTAGAGGCGCGGCCGTTTCAAATATCCTCAGGTTCAGCGAAACATTTCAAGATGTAGAGCGTATCGTGCTTACCCGTAACTATCGTTCAACCCAAAAAATTCTAGATGCGTCCTACCGATTGATTCAGCACAATAATCCTGATCGTCTGGAGTTTAAATATCAGATTAATAAAGTTCTAGCAGCATCTGAGACTGGAACAGAGCCCACCCTTCTGCCCCAGCCCGATTATCATGCCGAGACAGAGGCAGTAGCAGCGCTGTTGGCCAAAAGAATAGCCTCAGGCACCAAGCCGGCCGACATAGCGGTTCTGGCACGCAAGCATAAGCAGCTAGAAGCACTTGTGCCGTCTTTGCAGCGGCATAAGGTGCCATTTAGCCTGCTCGGGCCTCAGAAGCTTTACAAGCAGCCTGAGGTGGAGCTAGTGGTGCATGCTCTAAGGTATTTGTCCGATCCTCATAATTCTGAGGCTTTGTACCATCTGCTGGCCAGAGAGCCATTTAAACTCGACATCCATCAGCTCGCGGCAGCGGCAGGTGGGGCAAAGCGAATGAATATGCCGCTGCGGCAGTACCTCCAGGAGCATCACACGGGGAGTAAAGATTTCAATGCCTCGCTTACAAAGT
This Candidatus Dormiibacterota bacterium DNA region includes the following protein-coding sequences:
- the argS gene encoding arginine--tRNA ligase; protein product: MNFVMVLREISEIVAKAVWTEFKVKTAPQISYAEPKFGDFATNISFELAKTLKQNPKQIAEGIASNIKHPQIEKASSVGGFVNIVVAESYWVDCLKKIKPGYGQSKPRKGQKVQVEFISANPTGPLTLGNARGGYLGDVLSRVLDHAGYKTTSEYYFNDAGTQISKLVESVKHQAGIIKASQVEYQGKYIEELASDLKNELKSRSDEDLAGILTKEVSRRYIKEAITRMGIEFDEWFNEKSLISSGELEKALELLRKKGLTYEKDGALWLKSTDYGDERDRVLQKSNGDVTYLGTDIAYHLNIFEHRRFDRAIKIWGADHAGQVPSLNLTMKRLIPDCRLDFVIVQWVRLVQGGKEVKMSKRAGSFVTVDELIDEIGSDVARFFFLMRSATSHMDFDLSLAKEQSQKNPLFYVMYSYVRAHSILAQAASKQLKPSNSLERLNTTESELVKYMTRLPDLISEIAESYEVHHLSFFATQLAKKFHDLYESERIIDLNQETAECKLYLIQQYITFMEILFNIIGVTPIKKMEPKV
- a CDS encoding AAA family ATPase, which codes for MDVTRVKITTPRLKKAKLAEYFSRRVLLAAKIITLVLAVGALYLLASGSGFGWTLMGLALAGLILQAWANWDLSNLPPSKPLSEASKLDDVLTAPLLAHYPSISKTAELWAVIKKQPEAVFLMNRLTMHPEEVEQIIQSSPVGITQVWEAAKGLALHEGSRVIDAAHVFAALLAVSPGSKLYFDQIKLDIDDLEAGLNWLRQIKTMSDEAKKKGYFGGIGRDWSAGYTPVLKRFGVNISRSIEAGASYRVTSSRQETIDRMLTYLQSSSRSSVALIGPPGSGKTTLVYGFAERILKGRQVGNLAYYQVVVLNPSLIISSQTSIEETVLTLLGEAGHAKNIILFLDDAQLFLNQGVGSVDLSQVLLPILQQSNIKLVMALTDTDWQKLKAAKPALATILNHVAVPNMSEPDVVDTLQESAVYIEHKSRALITMQAIKEALRLSDRYLQEEAFPGKAVRLLSDASNYPDGSLITAKSVQSAIESMTGVKAVSADETEKKELVNLEERIHKQMVNQSRAVSVVANALRRVRSGVGNPKRPSGSFLFLGPTGVGKTELAKALANVYFGGAEKMIRVDMSEYQQPSDATRLLAASPDKSSGSTLISSVRSQPFSVVLLDEVEKAHPDILNLLLQLLDEGHLTDSDGRKVSFKECIIIATSNASADEIRRRVEAGEDLADFEKTIISQLTSSHQFRQELLNRFDEIVLFRPLSKNELAQVVELMLAEVNNNLKPQKLSVELTPGAIQWMIEAGYDPRLGARPMRRVVQKAVENVVAKKILENKITSGETVRLDVSDIRETDNTTSQ
- a CDS encoding cation diffusion facilitator family transporter, whose translation is MRKNITARRVVITSFLVDLSDVILNVTAAILSGSVVVLTEAMQGAADLLTAGLLWMGVSRSKRRADRRHRFGYGKELFFWILMAGISMFFLTAGVSFYLGLQRFLHPRPIHNLEFAYLVLAIGVVTNAYALRLSLHRLHINRHTRVEDLWSRVGGSSFVETKATTILDLMGTTAAALGLVALVVYGVTGDLRFDGIGAMVVGLVSGIFAILLILEVKEFIIGRSAPQELEERIRKVAESVEGIKKVLDLRTMQMGSDRVLVNMEVHINRNLNAKQIEKLMDDLKKRVKTSVPEVQHIQVEIETP
- the smpB gene encoding SsrA-binding protein SmpB, which translates into the protein MKILAKNRRAGYDYAIEHKMTAGLVLSGAEVKSGKLGQVSLKGSFVSLKDGEAYLSNAHFTPYNRAGNSSRLDPDRPRKLLLHKRELEQLTGYKQAGAAIVPLSLAEDRNLIKLEIGIGRGRKKYDKRQLIKKRDQIRDTAKELPR
- a CDS encoding ATP-dependent DNA helicase, which gives rise to MESTLRSLNPEQRRAVEHLDGPLLVIAGAGTGKTEVITSRIAYLINHHHIPASQIIALTFTDKAAREMEERVDTLLPLGLNLPQVQTFNSFGDQLLREYALDMGLPISAKLMSKTQQLLLLIEHFDDLELEYFAPRGNPSDLFINLLGYFSTLRNELIQPEDYGKYAAKSAESAAGEEEKLEADKHLELSNLYKKYTQIKKKKGLMDYDDQINLVIELMDKRPNISKEIRERYRYILVDEFQDTNYAQNYLLELVAGKKGNLMVVGDDDQSIYKFRGAAVSNILRFSETFQDVERIVLTRNYRSTQKILDASYRLIQHNNPDRLEFKYQINKVLAASETGTEPTLLPQPDYHAETEAVAALLAKRIASGTKPADIAVLARKHKQLEALVPSLQRHKVPFSLLGPQKLYKQPEVELVVHALRYLSDPHNSEALYHLLAREPFKLDIHQLAAAAGGAKRMNMPLRQYLQEHHTGSKDFNASLTKFLAFFDALRDSAANRSVLEVAYSFLTESGYIRQLETRADQDPTIPARFKNLERFLQLLTDFSSIAHDASLQAFASQFDHFRDFTSEEAFQEADYALDEVRLLTIHQSKGLEFETVVLFDFNQTDFPGSSRTESLKIPDTLLAGEVLPAGNWHLQEERRLAYVAMTRAKKELVMTFSPNHGSKRLRRPSIFLQEALGDKVEIPEAETATFTLDRFASVADNKKLVQSRLYDNKGRLRLTPYQIDDYLTCPYNFRYRVLLQVPQGPNPVLMYGNIIHQAINQYYVMKRQGKIDEAVLLKMIEDLWVSQGFTTKQQEDKMIKQAQSTVKKFIVQGSKSDLMPVHSEHPFQFELPSHKLVVSGRFDAVFQYPDGQVEIRDYKTGQTDDEAKAEDRAKKSIQLGIYALAWEKITGKAPDIVALEFVDTGTRGTTHKTAKQLMAIEEKIIAVSEGIRAGRFEPKGDHRYCEHGPVQTGMLL
- a CDS encoding LCP family protein → MYDELEIYSDEITPKPRRSQRLKKFLIGFVALALVGAAVFVLLNLFKTSVNPFSFGLLRGELDGRVNIMLLGVGDPGHAGETLTDTNILMSVNTRTKQVSTVSIPRDLRVALPKGGYGKINQAHSKGGIPGAEEVFEETLGVPVHYYVRANFTGLRQAVDAVGGIDIEVKESLYDPEYPCDKNQYRSCGFRLAKGQQHMNGTTALKYVRCRKGNCGDDFGRAQRQQEVMQAIRAKATGLDTITNPYRLGKLIAATGSNIKTNLSVNNILRLNDLTKDTAQDQMIGVVLSLQPDGFLVSSKTSSDLVPRGNDFDDIHSFVQKIFSLGPVWTEHPTLQIENGTTTMGTAGQVKSKIERDGYTINVTGLANALKRDYTATQIIDYTGGKKKHTIAYLEKLLGVKAVPPPTPVKVPLADFRVIVGTDFVQANTKPSAQ